The proteins below are encoded in one region of Acidimicrobiales bacterium:
- a CDS encoding alanyl-tRNA editing protein has translation MPTELLFLRDAYLRAFDATVIAVAEDDFRVALDRTAFYPTGGGQPHDTGALGGLRVADVKKDGDEVWHTLSDGGSLPAVGETVHGEIDWQRRHQLMRTHTALHILCGVIWNEWGTAVTGGNMEPLSARMDFEFDPLPQGFGGTVEKLVNAEIAARRPIEVTFIPRAEAVLDDDLIRTKVNLIPESVREIRVVDIVGLDKQADGGTHVRTTDEVGRVNVLKTESKGKGNKRIRIEVVDR, from the coding sequence GTGCCCACCGAACTGCTGTTTCTCAGGGACGCCTATTTGCGCGCTTTCGACGCAACGGTGATCGCGGTCGCCGAAGATGACTTCCGCGTCGCCTTGGACAGGACTGCGTTCTACCCGACCGGCGGCGGCCAGCCCCACGACACAGGCGCGCTCGGCGGTCTCCGAGTCGCAGACGTGAAAAAAGACGGCGACGAGGTGTGGCACACGCTTTCAGACGGAGGATCCCTGCCTGCAGTAGGGGAAACGGTCCACGGCGAGATCGACTGGCAGCGACGGCACCAGCTAATGCGCACGCACACTGCTCTCCACATCCTCTGCGGCGTGATCTGGAACGAGTGGGGAACAGCCGTCACCGGCGGGAACATGGAGCCGCTCTCTGCGAGGATGGACTTCGAGTTCGACCCGTTGCCCCAAGGGTTCGGGGGAACCGTCGAGAAGCTCGTCAACGCCGAGATCGCAGCCCGCCGCCCGATCGAGGTGACCTTCATCCCGCGGGCAGAGGCGGTTCTCGACGACGACCTCATCCGGACCAAGGTCAACCTGATTCCTGAGTCCGTTCGCGAGATAAGAGTTGTCGACATCGTCGGTCTCGACAAGCAGGCCGATGGCGGTACTCATGTCCGGACAACCGACGAAGTCGGCCGCGTCAACGTGCTCAAGACCGAATCCAAGGGAAAGGGCAACAAGCGGATTCGCATCGAGGTGGTCGACCGATGA
- the larE gene encoding ATP-dependent sacrificial sulfur transferase LarE — MIAHGDLETIAEVVSSYQRLVVAFSGGVDSGLLAWVAHQTLGPERCVAVTAVSPSLLPSEHDDCRRLAETWGLRWMEVATEEMSRPEYVANGADRCYHCKSELLENLEPIAKAENASVALGVNVDDLGDHRPGQGAAAERGAVFPLVEAGLTKEAIRAAARAAGLDIWDKPAAACLASRVPYGTTVTIGTLSQVARAEEALKALGYRDLRVRHYGDLARLEFAGEDLDRAVADRQQVIAAVRAAGYRYVTVDLEGLRSGNLNAAVFESP, encoded by the coding sequence ATGATCGCCCACGGCGATCTCGAGACGATCGCCGAGGTCGTTTCGTCGTACCAGAGGCTGGTGGTCGCGTTCAGCGGGGGAGTCGACTCCGGTCTTCTCGCATGGGTCGCTCACCAAACGCTCGGACCCGAACGTTGCGTCGCGGTCACCGCTGTATCGCCTTCGCTATTGCCCTCGGAGCACGATGACTGCAGGCGCCTCGCCGAGACGTGGGGTCTGCGCTGGATGGAAGTGGCGACCGAAGAGATGTCGCGTCCGGAGTACGTGGCCAACGGTGCCGACCGCTGTTACCACTGCAAGAGCGAACTACTGGAGAATCTCGAACCGATCGCTAAAGCGGAAAACGCGTCGGTTGCTCTCGGTGTCAACGTCGACGATCTCGGTGACCACCGGCCCGGTCAGGGGGCTGCGGCCGAGCGCGGTGCGGTGTTTCCTCTCGTCGAGGCCGGCCTCACCAAGGAGGCGATTCGGGCGGCTGCGCGTGCCGCAGGACTCGACATCTGGGATAAGCCGGCGGCGGCCTGTCTGGCATCGCGGGTTCCGTATGGGACGACCGTGACCATCGGCACCCTGAGTCAAGTGGCACGGGCCGAGGAGGCTCTGAAAGCGCTCGGCTACCGCGATTTGCGGGTCCGCCACTATGGCGATCTCGCCCGTCTGGAGTTTGCCGGCGAGGACCTCGACCGCGCCGTCGCGGATCGTCAGCAGGTGATCGCCGCGGTTCGTGCCGCGGGCTACAGGTACGTGACGGTCGACTTGGAAGGGCTGCGCTCCGGCAATCTCAACGCCGCCGTATTCGAAAGCCCTTGA
- a CDS encoding chlorite dismutase family protein: MSEPLTPSQGWGVLHLFLKLTPEADREALVAAVKEGEEGDHQVVAFSVFGHKADLGVLAVGPDWRKLRRLQAALQAAGLGIAHSYISLTELSEYSAGVPEEHLRNRLYPKLPPEGKRAICFYPMSKRRVTGDNWYSLDFDERKRLMIDHGKSGKRFSGRILQLVTGSTGLDDFEWGVTLFGVHPDDLKDTVYSMRFDEASARFGEFGPFYTGIVAPIEEIATQVGLG, translated from the coding sequence GTGAGCGAACCGCTGACGCCGTCGCAGGGATGGGGTGTGCTGCACCTGTTCCTGAAGCTGACTCCCGAGGCCGACCGGGAAGCGTTGGTAGCGGCGGTCAAGGAGGGTGAGGAAGGCGACCATCAGGTGGTGGCCTTTTCGGTCTTCGGGCACAAGGCGGATCTGGGAGTCCTCGCCGTGGGTCCGGACTGGAGGAAACTTCGCCGCTTGCAAGCCGCCTTGCAGGCCGCCGGCCTTGGCATCGCGCACTCGTACATATCGTTGACCGAGCTCTCCGAGTACTCGGCCGGCGTGCCCGAGGAGCATCTGCGCAACCGGCTGTACCCGAAGCTTCCGCCGGAGGGTAAGCGGGCGATCTGCTTCTACCCGATGTCGAAGCGCCGGGTCACCGGCGACAACTGGTACAGCCTGGACTTCGACGAACGCAAGCGGCTGATGATCGACCACGGCAAGTCCGGCAAACGCTTTTCCGGGAGGATCCTTCAGCTCGTCACCGGATCGACGGGACTCGACGACTTCGAGTGGGGCGTGACGTTGTTCGGGGTCCACCCCGACGACCTCAAAGATACGGTGTACAGCATGCGCTTCGACGAGGCGTCCGCCCGGTTCGGCGAGTTCGGGCCGTTCTACACCGGGATTGTTGCCCCGATCGAGGAGATAGCCACCCAGGTCGGGCTCGGCTGA
- a CDS encoding glucosaminidase domain-containing protein — MADAGGRARAAAIAAAIAAFLTAQAPAAWATTAVPQRLGAQVLDAAAIQDEQKAVVNHNDQIPIQAAQRLIAAYQANISADRQAIVDDTNAANAAIAAHQAASLSLATDSQALSEAIASLQQSQAAVAADRERLGAIAVGTYTGQLTNPQPSGSPTPEADQQAAIDVAEVALVASIVDRHLRADLDSVVRDTRQRDHLTAMVAGDQQQLSATAQAQTASAARASAAGAALTSDQRGLSSADVVLGQAQARLTADLASVAGPGTPAGAVTLLGGSALSAAQLAAWYHREGYDDLTSAAIEQLAAWYIQAGNQLGVRGDVAFAQAILETGGFSSPDAVDLNNYAGIGHCDSCASGWQFPSPYGGAVGQIQLLRIFATTAPPPAGAPPPVLPSLTVSQQHKAGCCPSVETLTGVWATDPTYGTQILGIYQSILDFALSLR; from the coding sequence GTGGCAGACGCGGGTGGGCGCGCACGAGCGGCGGCGATCGCGGCCGCGATCGCGGCATTCCTTACCGCCCAAGCACCGGCGGCATGGGCGACGACGGCGGTCCCGCAACGGCTAGGCGCCCAGGTGCTCGATGCAGCGGCGATCCAGGACGAACAAAAGGCGGTCGTCAATCACAACGACCAGATCCCGATCCAGGCGGCACAACGGTTGATCGCGGCCTACCAGGCGAACATTTCGGCGGACCGCCAGGCGATCGTTGACGACACGAACGCGGCCAACGCGGCGATCGCAGCACACCAGGCTGCGTCACTGAGCCTCGCGACCGACAGCCAAGCCCTGAGCGAAGCGATCGCATCTCTACAACAATCCCAAGCTGCGGTCGCTGCGGATCGGGAGCGGCTGGGTGCGATCGCCGTCGGCACGTACACCGGACAACTGACCAACCCGCAGCCCTCCGGCAGCCCCACTCCCGAAGCCGATCAGCAGGCCGCAATAGACGTCGCCGAGGTTGCTCTCGTGGCGAGCATCGTCGATCGACATTTGCGCGCGGATCTTGACTCTGTTGTCCGCGACACTCGCCAGCGGGACCACCTGACCGCCATGGTGGCCGGCGACCAGCAGCAGCTGTCGGCTACAGCCCAGGCGCAAACCGCATCGGCCGCTCGGGCGTCGGCAGCAGGTGCTGCTCTCACATCCGACCAGCGCGGGCTGTCATCCGCGGACGTGGTACTCGGCCAGGCACAGGCCCGACTGACCGCCGACTTGGCGTCGGTGGCCGGCCCGGGCACACCGGCGGGCGCCGTGACCCTGCTCGGCGGATCAGCGCTCAGCGCGGCCCAGCTCGCAGCCTGGTACCACCGGGAGGGCTACGACGATCTCACCTCCGCCGCGATAGAGCAGCTCGCGGCTTGGTACATCCAAGCGGGCAACCAACTAGGCGTGAGAGGCGACGTCGCATTCGCTCAGGCGATCCTCGAAACCGGCGGGTTCAGCTCCCCGGACGCGGTCGACCTCAACAACTACGCCGGGATCGGCCATTGCGACTCGTGCGCTTCGGGGTGGCAGTTCCCGTCGCCGTACGGCGGTGCCGTCGGCCAGATCCAGCTGCTCCGGATCTTCGCCACCACCGCACCCCCGCCGGCGGGTGCGCCCCCACCGGTGCTCCCTTCGCTGACAGTCAGTCAGCAGCACAAGGCCGGATGTTGCCCGTCGGTCGAGACCCTGACCGGAGTGTGGGCCACCGACCCGACCTACGGGACCCAGATCCTGGGCATCTACCAGTCGATCCTCGACTTCGCTCTGTCCCTGCGATAA